In Deltaproteobacteria bacterium, a single genomic region encodes these proteins:
- a CDS encoding alpha/beta fold hydrolase, which translates to MRRAGKILLTALMSAIVSVNVVAFMQARAMTHFADGGSRTAAPEQLSALEKFSVLLTGVNIPRPKNNRTPSSWASDFETYRIQNPDGATLEAWYVAGGKDRPIVTLFHGFAVSKAALLPAAQVFHELGYGVLLVDFYGSGGSTGSGTTIGVKEADDVVATLAYARRTWPERKIVLYGISMGGAALLRAIAVNGARPEAIIVEATFDRLRHTSQNRFRVMGVPLAPLADLLLFWGSVQQGINFFAHNPAQYARAVKSPALILHGEEDQRATLAQGRAVATAMGAHGHFISFAGVRHMPIVEARPEQWRAAVRQFLASLR; encoded by the coding sequence ATGCGACGAGCCGGCAAAATTTTGTTGACCGCGCTGATGAGCGCGATCGTTAGCGTGAACGTCGTCGCCTTCATGCAGGCGCGGGCGATGACGCATTTTGCCGATGGCGGTTCGCGCACCGCGGCGCCGGAGCAGTTATCGGCGTTGGAGAAATTTTCCGTTCTGCTGACCGGCGTGAATATTCCCCGGCCGAAAAATAATCGAACGCCGTCTTCCTGGGCGTCTGATTTTGAAACTTATCGTATTCAAAATCCTGACGGTGCGACGCTGGAAGCTTGGTACGTGGCAGGTGGTAAGGATCGACCGATCGTCACCTTGTTCCACGGTTTCGCGGTGAGTAAGGCCGCATTGCTGCCCGCAGCGCAAGTATTTCACGAACTCGGTTATGGCGTACTACTGGTGGATTTTTACGGCTCCGGCGGTTCTACTGGCAGCGGCACGACAATCGGCGTGAAAGAAGCGGACGATGTCGTCGCGACGCTCGCGTACGCCCGGCGTACTTGGCCGGAGCGCAAGATCGTGCTCTACGGCATCTCCATGGGCGGCGCGGCGCTGCTGCGCGCCATCGCCGTCAACGGCGCGCGCCCCGAGGCAATCATCGTCGAAGCGACCTTCGATCGCTTGCGCCACACCAGCCAGAACCGTTTTCGCGTCATGGGCGTGCCGCTGGCGCCGTTGGCGGACCTTTTGCTGTTTTGGGGCAGCGTGCAGCAAGGAATTAACTTTTTCGCGCATAATCCGGCGCAGTACGCGCGCGCGGTCAAATCGCCGGCGCTGATTTTGCACGGCGAAGAGGATCAGCGCGCCACTTTGGCGCAAGGCCGGGCGGTGGCGACGGCGATGGGAGCGCACGGCCACTTCATTTCCTTTGCCGGCGTGCGCCATATGCCGATCGTCGAAGCCCGGCCCGAGCAATGGCGCGCGGCGGTGCGGCAATTTCTCGCATCGCTTCGCTGA
- a CDS encoding MFS transporter has product MPHRGIAHQLSASLYRTSGNIFSGTATRIVSISMPTVAASLGTDLLGISWALLSYQLSNIGLSVVFGRISDIWGREKMFALGFFVFAISSLLCGISQTVLQLILARFVQGVGGAMLQSSSRALAAESVSEDLAGRAQGFMTTAHHVGFILGPGIGGVMIDYFSWRWSFYLLVPVGLAGTALALVNMRRRRTGTARHVESTDYLGAALLFAITSTLVFLFDRRTGQALGGALKIFLALVFCASLAAFLYHESRTASPFVNLQLFKIRRFSFSVLSLLIVAICYSLTGFLLPFYLQDVLHLSPTKIGILFMAPSILTVALAPLSGYLSDRLGPRIPATVGVAFMVVSLAMGNLLRVDSHWSMAALLVIVGAATNGIFNPANSTAMIAMMPKEHRGFASAMNHVTFGFGSVFGIALGGLSMSLALEHFTGVPGATLTTDNPAGFVSALNTTFLAAIGLTLIALFTSAARGDR; this is encoded by the coding sequence TTGCCTCACCGTGGAATCGCGCATCAACTATCTGCTTCTCTCTACCGCACTTCTGGGAACATTTTTTCCGGCACGGCGACGCGCATCGTCAGCATCTCCATGCCCACCGTGGCGGCGAGTTTGGGCACCGATCTGCTCGGCATCTCTTGGGCGCTGCTTTCCTATCAGCTTTCGAATATCGGCCTGTCGGTGGTCTTCGGCCGCATCTCGGACATCTGGGGACGAGAGAAAATGTTCGCCCTCGGTTTTTTTGTCTTCGCGATTAGCTCGCTACTGTGCGGTATTTCTCAGACTGTCTTGCAGCTAATTCTCGCGCGCTTCGTTCAAGGCGTCGGCGGCGCCATGTTGCAGTCGTCGAGCCGGGCGCTGGCGGCGGAGTCGGTGAGCGAAGATCTGGCAGGCCGCGCCCAGGGATTTATGACCACGGCCCATCATGTCGGTTTCATTCTCGGTCCCGGCATCGGCGGCGTGATGATCGATTATTTCAGTTGGCGCTGGAGTTTTTATTTGCTGGTGCCGGTGGGATTGGCCGGCACGGCGCTGGCGCTGGTGAACATGAGACGGCGCCGCACCGGGACGGCGCGGCATGTCGAGTCGACCGATTATCTCGGCGCGGCTTTGTTGTTCGCCATCACCAGCACGTTGGTATTTCTCTTCGACCGGCGCACGGGGCAGGCGCTGGGCGGAGCTCTGAAAATATTTCTTGCCTTAGTGTTCTGCGCCAGTCTGGCGGCGTTCTTGTATCACGAGTCGCGCACGGCGAGTCCCTTCGTCAATTTGCAGCTATTCAAAATCCGCCGCTTCAGTTTCAGCGTGTTAAGCTTGCTGATCGTCGCCATCTGTTATTCGCTCACCGGATTTCTCCTGCCCTTTTACTTGCAAGATGTGTTGCATTTGTCGCCCACCAAGATCGGTATTCTATTCATGGCGCCATCGATATTGACCGTCGCCTTGGCGCCCTTGAGCGGTTACTTGTCCGATCGTCTCGGGCCGCGCATTCCAGCCACCGTCGGAGTTGCGTTCATGGTGGTGTCCCTGGCGATGGGTAATTTGTTGCGCGTCGATTCGCATTGGTCCATGGCCGCGCTGCTGGTTATCGTCGGCGCCGCCACCAACGGTATTTTTAATCCCGCTAATTCAACCGCAATGATCGCCATGATGCCGAAAGAGCACCGCGGCTTCGCCTCGGCGATGAACCACGTGACTTTCGGCTTCGGCAGCGTTTTCGGCATCGCCCTGGGCGGTTTGTCGATGTCGCTGGCATTAGAACATTTCACCGGCGTGCCGGGGGCGACGCTAACGACGGACAATCCCGCCGGTTTTGTCAGCGCGCTCAACACGACTTTTCTCGCCGCCATCGGCTTGACCTTGATCGCGCTGTTTACTTCGGCGGCGCGCGGCGATCGTTGA
- a CDS encoding ABC transporter substrate-binding protein: MDVEFSKGVKSLTTKLLRLLILTWLLAAPTGGSAQTLKAGYISKDLNYLPFFIAQKKGFHAKEGITVDLVSIGRSDIQLQALVAGELHFANINADNIIIWNERTNGNLKVAAGSSNAAPYLLIGAKYIKRIEDLKGQRLGVNSLSGGATSILLTYLKSKGLIHPRDFSMSVIAGGTPARLSALESGAVAGAVLVLPFSDIAVDKGFTKLGDTTEIISEYQFNNININPAWAERNRPAVVKFIKAHIQSLRWLHEHPAEAVDFLSKEFGLAPQYGRRGIDYYTKNKVYLINGDVTLAGLKVNIEVQVQDGIIKGAVPAPEKYIDLSYLRQVQKELGL, translated from the coding sequence ATGGACGTTGAGTTTAGCAAAGGAGTAAAGTCGTTGACTACCAAATTGCTGCGACTGCTGATTCTAACTTGGTTGCTGGCTGCGCCAACCGGCGGAAGTGCGCAAACCCTCAAGGCCGGCTACATTTCCAAAGACCTCAACTATCTGCCGTTCTTCATCGCCCAGAAAAAAGGTTTCCATGCTAAAGAGGGCATCACCGTCGATTTGGTGAGCATCGGGCGCAGCGATATTCAGCTCCAAGCGTTGGTCGCCGGTGAGCTGCACTTTGCCAATATCAATGCCGACAATATAATCATTTGGAACGAGCGCACCAACGGCAATCTCAAAGTCGCCGCCGGTTCGAGCAACGCCGCGCCGTATTTGCTGATCGGCGCGAAATACATCAAACGGATCGAAGATCTCAAAGGGCAGCGGCTGGGCGTCAACAGTCTGTCGGGCGGAGCGACGTCGATCTTGCTCACGTATTTAAAAAGCAAAGGACTGATCCACCCGCGCGACTTTTCCATGTCGGTGATCGCCGGCGGTACGCCGGCGCGCTTGAGCGCGCTGGAGAGCGGCGCGGTGGCGGGCGCCGTGCTAGTGCTGCCGTTTTCCGATATTGCCGTCGACAAAGGATTCACCAAGCTGGGCGACACCACCGAGATCATCTCCGAATACCAATTCAACAACATCAACATCAATCCCGCCTGGGCTGAGAGAAACCGTCCGGCGGTGGTGAAATTTATCAAGGCGCATATTCAATCGCTGCGCTGGCTGCACGAACATCCGGCCGAAGCGGTGGATTTTCTCAGCAAGGAATTCGGCCTGGCGCCGCAGTACGGTCGGCGCGGCATCGATTATTACACCAAGAATAAAGTCTATCTGATTAACGGCGATGTGACGCTGGCTGGGCTAAAAGTGAATATCGAAGTGCAGGTGCAAGACGGCATCATCAAGGGCGCCGTGCCGGCGCCGGAAAAATATATCGACTTGAGCTATCTCAGACAGGTGCAGAAAGAGTTGGGCTTGTGA
- a CDS encoding alpha/beta hydrolase, whose product MLRRCCLTSFIYFICLWLSAGVAPKLLQAAAINGPRMIKDISYPGAVAGDRRRSLDLYLPADSAKKPPLLAFVHGGFWLLTDDDYRIGVYIAEALTREGIAVALIRYRLAPAAAHPAQTEDVAAAVALLMREAGRYGYDSSRIFLAGHSAGGHLATLVALDASYLGKHNLNPKSLAGVVSFSGLYDLAPKWKVTDNQISATVKTFGTDGNTLKRASPVTHVRADAPPLLLLNAQNDFPGFAIDSRNFHEALRRAGHKFVERWLAPERDHFTLMRLDEADNEARMLLLDFVKAAPLVPEFKILVDARRRWRDPPFSTQPFWRHEKLVRAYPVDQRFVDRVGVVYSTLGYELKEWPLKNFHAIGLSDYLNSIPAEKIGRGDYLVTTNIRGEKQFWLRAQIEAYKPVIVVGLDDEKNMFKLGVFYRALREYSWKSAVPPPMMARPLGAFLHFLNEPPQEFGLQAAQFGLTEDSFRLVANDPLARFKDLRKDLYETVTVRNGCVYCNGLRGTNVRSHHIVAGTGTAYGGEALALESYPPEVWRAFIFDQINVAKKIGASPNVVAESVRQELFELVNQSRRSMEKK is encoded by the coding sequence ATGCTGCGACGTTGTTGCTTAACAAGTTTTATTTATTTCATCTGCCTGTGGCTGAGCGCTGGCGTGGCGCCGAAGCTATTACAAGCGGCGGCGATCAACGGACCACGGATGATCAAAGACATTTCCTATCCCGGCGCGGTGGCGGGGGACCGTCGCCGCAGTCTCGATCTTTATCTGCCGGCCGATAGCGCCAAGAAACCGCCGCTGTTGGCGTTCGTGCATGGCGGTTTTTGGTTGCTCACCGATGACGACTATCGGATCGGCGTGTACATCGCCGAAGCTTTGACGCGCGAAGGGATCGCCGTCGCTTTGATCCGTTATCGCTTGGCGCCGGCCGCGGCTCATCCGGCGCAAACCGAGGATGTCGCGGCGGCGGTGGCGCTGTTGATGCGCGAGGCGGGGCGCTACGGTTACGATTCGAGCCGGATTTTTCTCGCCGGTCATTCCGCCGGCGGCCATCTCGCGACCTTGGTCGCCCTCGATGCGAGTTATCTCGGCAAACATAATCTCAATCCGAAGTCCCTGGCCGGTGTGGTCTCCTTCAGCGGTCTTTACGATCTGGCGCCGAAATGGAAGGTGACCGACAATCAGATAAGCGCCACGGTGAAAACTTTCGGCACGGATGGCAATACTCTCAAGCGCGCTTCGCCGGTGACTCATGTGCGGGCCGACGCGCCGCCATTGTTGTTGCTTAACGCGCAGAATGATTTTCCCGGTTTCGCCATCGATTCAAGAAATTTTCATGAAGCGTTACGCCGGGCCGGGCATAAGTTCGTCGAACGTTGGTTGGCGCCGGAGCGCGATCACTTCACCCTGATGCGCTTGGACGAAGCGGACAACGAGGCGCGTATGCTGCTGCTGGATTTTGTCAAAGCCGCGCCGTTGGTGCCGGAATTTAAAATCCTGGTCGACGCCAGGCGGCGTTGGCGCGATCCGCCGTTTTCGACCCAGCCGTTTTGGCGCCATGAAAAACTAGTTCGCGCTTATCCGGTCGATCAGCGCTTCGTCGATCGGGTCGGCGTGGTTTACAGCACTCTCGGTTATGAACTCAAGGAATGGCCGCTGAAAAACTTTCACGCCATCGGTTTGTCCGACTATCTCAATTCTATTCCGGCGGAGAAAATCGGCCGCGGCGATTATCTGGTGACGACCAACATTCGCGGCGAGAAACAGTTCTGGCTGCGCGCTCAGATCGAAGCCTACAAGCCGGTGATCGTGGTCGGCCTCGACGACGAGAAGAATATGTTCAAGCTTGGCGTGTTTTATCGGGCGCTGCGCGAATATTCCTGGAAAAGCGCCGTGCCGCCGCCGATGATGGCGCGGCCCTTGGGCGCGTTCCTGCACTTCCTCAACGAGCCGCCCCAGGAATTTGGGCTGCAGGCGGCGCAGTTCGGCCTGACCGAAGATAGTTTTCGCTTAGTTGCCAACGATCCTTTGGCGCGGTTCAAGGATCTGCGCAAAGATCTCTATGAAACCGTTACCGTGCGCAACGGCTGCGTCTATTGCAACGGCCTGCGCGGCACCAACGTGCGCAGCCATCACATCGTCGCCGGTACCGGCACGGCCTACGGCGGCGAGGCGTTGGCGCTAGAATCCTATCCGCCGGAAGTTTGGCGCGCTTTTATCTTCGATCAAATCAACGTCGCGAAAAAAATCGGCGCGTCACCGAACGTCGTCGCCGAATCGGTGCGCCAAGAGCTTTTCGAGTTGGTGAATCAATCGCGCCGGTCGATGGAAAAGAAGTAG